The bacterium genome segment ACTAATAAATGTTGAGATAGACACAAGTCCTGCTAAAGAACTTATGGGAGATACCGACCATAGATATGAGATTACAGTTGAGGTTACCGACCTATCACGTCGAACTATTACTGGGCAAGGAACTATATTGGTTGCACGTAAACCTTTTAAGGTGTATCTCTGGACAAACCGCGGGCATTACAGGGTAGGAGATGTTATTAAAGCAGAGGTAAGCGCAAGAACCTTAAATAATAAACCAGTAGAAGGTAAAGGTGTTTTACGTCTATTAAAAGTAACCTACCCTAAAGGTGAACCAAAAGAAACAGAGGTTATGAAGTGGAACTTGAATACCAATGTTGAAGGTAACACTTATCAACAGTTGAAAGCGTCTCAAGCAGGTCAGTATCGCTTAAGTTATACTCTTAAAGATAACAAGGGGCATACTATTGAAGGTGGTTATATATTTTGTGTGAGAGGTGAAGGGTTTACAGGTGAAGGGTTTAGGTTTGAAGATATAGAGTTGGTTCCAGATAAAACAGAATATTCGCCCGGTGAAAAGGTTAATCTTGCTATAAACACCAACCGTCTCAACAGTTATGTGCTTCTCTTTGTTAGACCTTCTAACGGAGTGTATCTACCACCAAAAATTTTATCTTTGGAAGGTAAAAGTGTCGAAGAAGAGATTGAGGTATTAAAAAAGGATATGCCTAACTTTTTTGTTGAAGCGGTAACTGTTAGCAACGGGAAGGTATATCAAGAGATGAGAGAGTTGGTTGTACCCCCAGAAAGCAGAATTCTTAATGTATATGTTGAGCCCTCAAGCAAAGAGTATAAACCCGGTGAAAAAGGGGTTATAAAACTAAAGGTAACAGATGCTTCTGATAAACCCTACTCTGGAAGTTGTGTGGTAACTATGTATGATAAATCTGTTGAATATATATCTGGCGGAACAAATGTTGTTGATATAAAGGAGTTCTTCTGGAAATGGATAAGACATCATAACCCTACAATTGAAACATCTCTAAATAAAAGAAGTTACGATATACCTGATAAACCTATGTTAAATATAGGAGTTTTTGGGCATCTGACTGAAATCGATGGGGTACGTAAAGGAGAATTATCTAATGCTAAAGGTGGTATGGTGGTGGGGAGAGAAAGGGCAGAAGGACAAGTGTTAAGCCGAAACCTTTCAAAGGTAGACGCAGTAGCAGCACCTATGAGTGAGGTATCTTTTGATGCTAAAATGAAATTAGGCAAACCGCAGGAAGAGACACCTCTGGTTGAGCCGTCAGTAAGAAGCCAATTTGCAGATACGGCTTTGTGGGTTGCTACTGTTACTACAGATAATAACGGAGAAGCAGAGTTAGAAGTTAAAATGCCAGATAATCTTACCACTTGGAAAACAAGGGTATGGGCTATGGGTGAAGGTAGCCGTGTAGGCGAAGGAACATCAGAGATAGTTACAACAAAAAACCTTATTATAAGGTTACAATCTCCAAGATTTTTTATAGAAAAAGATGAAGTAGTTCTTTCAGCAAATGTGCACAATTACCTTAAAGGAACAAAAAAAGTTGATGTTATACTTGAAACGGAAGGCGGTTGTTTATCTCTTATGAAAGGTTATAAAATGACTCAGAAGGTTAATATTAAAGGTAACAGCGAAACAAGGGTTGATTGGCGACTTAAGGTTATCCAACCGGGAACGGCTGTTGTAAGAATGAAAGCACTAACCAACGAAGAATCAGACGCTATGGAACTATCTTTCCCTGTTTATGTGCACGGGATGTTAAAGACAGAGAGTTGGTCGGGGTATATCAGACCAGAAGAATCAGTTGGTGGAATTGAGTTTTATGTGCCAACAGAAAGACGCCCTGAAGAGACAAGGTTGGAGGTAAGGTACTCCCCTTCTCTTGCAAGTGCGATGGTTGACGCTCTACCTTATATGGCTGACTACCCATACAAAACTACAGAAAGCACCCTTAACAGGTTCTTACCTTCTGTTATTACCCAAAAAGTTCTTAAACAGATGGGCTTAAACCTAAAAGATATAGAAGAGAAACGGACAAACCTTAACGCTCAAGAAATAGGTATAGATAAAGAACGGGCTAAACAATGGAAACGGTTTGATGCTAACCCTGTTTTTGATGAGGAACAACTTAACCAGATGGTTAAAGCAGGGATTGAACGTTTAACCACTATGCAAAACCCTGATGGTGGATGGGGTTGGTTTAGCGGTTGGGGAGAAAGATCTTGGCCTCACACTACCGCAACTGTTGTTCGTGGGTTACAGGTTGCTCGGGCAAACGGTGTTGGTATTGTGCCGGGGGTAGTAGAAAGAGGTGTGGAATGGTTAAATAATTATCAGAAAGAGCAGGTTGTTCTACTGAAAAATAAAGATACAAAAGATAAAACAAATGTTAGATGGAGAGGTTCTGCAAATAACCTTGATGCGTTGGTATATATGGTGCTTGTAAACGAAAAGATTGATAACATTGATATGCGTAACTTCTTATACCGAGACCGTAACAATTTAAGTGTCTATGGTAAAGGGTTGTTTGGGTTGGCTCTACATAATGTAGGGGATATTGAAAAACGGGATATGTTGATTAGAAATATCAACCAGTATCTTGTAATTGATAATGAAAACCAGACAGCGTACCTGAGAATGCCTGAAGGTAACTACTGGTGGTATTGGTATGGAAACGAGATAGAAGCAAACGCTTATTATCTGAAACTTCTTGTATTAACAGACCCTAAAGGAGAAGTTCCTCCTTATCTGGTTAAATATCTACTTAATAACCGTAAACACGCAACATATTGGAACAGCACAAGAGATACTGCCCTTGTTGTAGAGGCGTTTTCTGATTATATTAAAGCAACAGGGGAAGACGACCCTGATATGAACCTTATTATTAAAGTTGCTGGTAAAGAGGTTGGAAAGGTTGATATAAAGAAAGATAACCTATTTACTTATAATAATAAACTTGTTTTAATAGGAGATGAGGTTGTTTCTGGAAAACATAAGTTTGAAATTCTTAAAAAAGGAAGAGGTCCGCTATACTTTAACGCTTACCTAACAAACTTTACACTCGAAGACCCAATAAAGAAAGCTGGGCTTGAAATAAAGGTTGAACGAAAATACTATCGGTTGGTGAAAGAAGATAAGACAATAAAAGCAGAAGGTATGAGAGGGCAGGTTCTTGAACAAAAAGTAGAAAAATATATACGGGAAGAGTTGAAAGATTTGGCTACACTTAAAAGTGGTGAGTTGGTAGAGGTGGAGTTAAAAATAGATAGTAAGAATGACTATGAGTATATCATCTTTGAGGATATGAAACCAGCAGGCTTTGAACCGGTAGAAGTAAGGAGCGGTTACGGTGGAAACGAGATGGATGCGTATATGGAGTTTAGGGATGAGAAGGTGTCTTTCCTTACTCGTGTGTTACCTCGTGGAACTCATAGTTTGAGTTATAGAATAAGGGCTGAGATTCCAGGTAAGTTTAGTGCTTTACCTACAAAAGCAAGCGGTATGTATGCGCCAGAATTGAAGGCAAACTCTGATGAGATTAAGTTGCAAGTAAAGGATTGAAAGGAATATGAAGCAAACCCAAGCAAACCCCCGAGGTTTGCAGAACTTAAGGCTATTTAGTAAACGGTAGCGGAGCAATCCTCGGGGGTTTGCAGTCGATATGGGGTGTTATTTACTCACTCAGGGACTACGGTCACGAAGGTCCGACCTTCGTGACATCTACCTTTCCTTGTATGTATCTAACTCTTTACGAAGGTCGGACCTTCGTATTAGTCAAGTGTAGAGAAAAGGAATGCGCCCTCTTTTGTCTTCTACCCTTGAGGGGAGGAGAATATAGATGTTATTTTTTTAGGTTTTCGCATAAAGGCAGAATTTTCTCCAACTGAGCAACTATCCGTTTCTGCTCTGCAAGTGGCGGTAAGGGGAAAAGATAATTTTTAAAAACCTTAAATGGTGGTATATTTTTAATTGCTGAACCTTTGCTGGCAGAGCGAGCATCTTGTTTTAAGACAACATCAAAAAACACAAGAAAGTATGGTTTATAAATCGGCTGAAATAGTTGCATACGCATTAACGCCTGATTAATAATACCCTGTTCGATATTTTCTGGTAAAACGTAGGTTTCTCCAATGGTGCCAGCACAGCTAACAATTATATCACCTGGGTAAACTTCAAACCCAGACATCTTGCTTTCAAAATAAGCTCTTTTAATATAGTATTCGCCGATTTCCGAATTTTTTTGAATAGCGTTTTTTTGTTCATATACTTTAACAGCATCATTTCCCTTGGGAACAAAAATATTTTTTGTTAAAGCACTTCCAAAAGGACCCTTTTTGTATCTACCCAACTCCCCTAACCTTGCCCACATCCAACTTTCTGGGATATCAAACGGTTTTTCTTCCTCTGATATTTCGGGTAAAGGTTTTTCTTTTTTTATTTTACCTTCTTTGATAAGACGCCTCTTTTCGGTTCGTATCTCTTTGTATAGTTTTTCTCCTGTGCCTTCATCAAGACGTTGCTCTACAAGTTTACCTTCTATGGCATATTGGAGGATGGATTTTTGCATATCGGTTGGAAAATTATTGTTAAGGGTTTCAAGTTTGGTATATGCCTGTTCATATTTATCAATATAAGGTAGTAGTTCTTCAATTTTAGCAACTATCCGTTTCTGCTCTGCAAGTGGCGGTAAGGGGATGAGCGTTTCTTTTAATTTCTTAATACTAACACCACCAATTATACCAGTCATATTTTCGGAAAACAGTTTTTTAAACTCGACACTTTGCAAATAATAAAATAGAAAAATGTTAAGTAT includes the following:
- a CDS encoding MG2 domain-containing protein translates to MRHLKILTTCILIFVGTFASKFFIVNASAEKEKLQDRGRASLLMSGGNYKEAYDVFSALAFNPKNDSHKVADDMREAVRCLNQLGRVNEFDDFIEKVISIHKDNFLLLEQAAQLYMGQEHNGSIIAGKFVRGPHRGASKVVNSYERDRVRALQLYSDAIQKSLSQTKTKQDSSQLGRLYLSLSQALLFNRGWQEAWRLQYLTDLNVLPDYEDGYFYGYYGYGGFRGAPVNPDGSPVFHKIPKSWEVAETDGERYRWCINQAMEYSPDLKGRVLSEWADFLHNQFGVATMSEYRGYFVRFSEDDSKKNESGPYAVHTLKENETIARLATGIKRFNLPDEYNYIKIYQEVASAKYVTHAGNALDKLATIFENRLQYEKAADYWRQSIDRYGDQYKRKENRLNQIVKNWGQFQPTTTQSADTGATIEYKFRNGHSVVFTAYEVDIQKLLADLKSYLKSKPKTLDWDKMNIQDVGYRLITKNQKEYIGKQVASWELKLQPKEKHFDKVITVTTPLQKSGAYLLTAKMEDGNTSNSVIWVSDTVILKKPLDNGVYYFVADAKTGKPISGANLEFFGYRQRWQERRQTGQAAYDIYVRHFAELTDKDGQVFAKIGDQENYHQWIVTATTKSGRFAYLGFTDMWISKYHDYQYNQVKYYFMSDRPVYRPEQVVKFKWWVGTAKYDQEGKSEFSGKYFNVRIDNPKGEKVFEKQYTSDEFGGIDGEFLLAKDVTLGVYRVNINNRGYATFRVEEYKKPEFEVIVTAPVEPIMLGEKVTAKIEAKYYFGAPVTEGKIKYKVLRTSYPSEWFPPLRWDWLYGKGYGWLGYDYTWYPRWNEWGCFRPIPRWRPFPRSQPELVAEVEVPIGKDGLINVEIDTSPAKELMGDTDHRYEITVEVTDLSRRTITGQGTILVARKPFKVYLWTNRGHYRVGDVIKAEVSARTLNNKPVEGKGVLRLLKVTYPKGEPKETEVMKWNLNTNVEGNTYQQLKASQAGQYRLSYTLKDNKGHTIEGGYIFCVRGEGFTGEGFRFEDIELVPDKTEYSPGEKVNLAINTNRLNSYVLLFVRPSNGVYLPPKILSLEGKSVEEEIEVLKKDMPNFFVEAVTVSNGKVYQEMRELVVPPESRILNVYVEPSSKEYKPGEKGVIKLKVTDASDKPYSGSCVVTMYDKSVEYISGGTNVVDIKEFFWKWIRHHNPTIETSLNKRSYDIPDKPMLNIGVFGHLTEIDGVRKGELSNAKGGMVVGRERAEGQVLSRNLSKVDAVAAPMSEVSFDAKMKLGKPQEETPLVEPSVRSQFADTALWVATVTTDNNGEAELEVKMPDNLTTWKTRVWAMGEGSRVGEGTSEIVTTKNLIIRLQSPRFFIEKDEVVLSANVHNYLKGTKKVDVILETEGGCLSLMKGYKMTQKVNIKGNSETRVDWRLKVIQPGTAVVRMKALTNEESDAMELSFPVYVHGMLKTESWSGYIRPEESVGGIEFYVPTERRPEETRLEVRYSPSLASAMVDALPYMADYPYKTTESTLNRFLPSVITQKVLKQMGLNLKDIEEKRTNLNAQEIGIDKERAKQWKRFDANPVFDEEQLNQMVKAGIERLTTMQNPDGGWGWFSGWGERSWPHTTATVVRGLQVARANGVGIVPGVVERGVEWLNNYQKEQVVLLKNKDTKDKTNVRWRGSANNLDALVYMVLVNEKIDNIDMRNFLYRDRNNLSVYGKGLFGLALHNVGDIEKRDMLIRNINQYLVIDNENQTAYLRMPEGNYWWYWYGNEIEANAYYLKLLVLTDPKGEVPPYLVKYLLNNRKHATYWNSTRDTALVVEAFSDYIKATGEDDPDMNLIIKVAGKEVGKVDIKKDNLFTYNNKLVLIGDEVVSGKHKFEILKKGRGPLYFNAYLTNFTLEDPIKKAGLEIKVERKYYRLVKEDKTIKAEGMRGQVLEQKVEKYIREELKDLATLKSGELVEVELKIDSKNDYEYIIFEDMKPAGFEPVEVRSGYGGNEMDAYMEFRDEKVSFLTRVLPRGTHSLSYRIRAEIPGKFSALPTKASGMYAPELKANSDEIKLQVKD
- a CDS encoding restriction endonuclease subunit S codes for the protein MTPQELKNSILQMAIEGKLVEQRLDEGTGEYTLNKHGFDVANPPFQIPDTWKWQVLGSCCEMYTGNSISASEKKAKYVGLTDGYDYIATKNISFEQKIEYDNGVRIPFENSFKRAYKNSILMCIEGGSAGRKIGILDRDVCFGNKLCMFQAHGILNIFLFYYLQSVEFKKLFSENMTGIIGGVSIKKLKETLIPLPPLAEQKRIVAKIEELLPYIDKYEQAYTKLETLNNNFPTDMQKSILQYAIEGKLVEQRLDEGTGEKLYKEIRTEKRRLIKEGKIKKEKPLPEISEEEKPFDIPESWMWARLGELGRYKKGPFGSALTKNIFVPKGNDAVKVYEQKNAIQKNSEIGEYYIKRAYFESKMSGFEVYPGDIIVSCAGTIGETYVLPENIEQGIINQALMRMQLFQPIYKPYFLVFFDVVLKQDARSASKGSAIKNIPPFKVFKNYLFPLPPLAEQKRIVAQLEKILPLCENLKK